The Girardinichthys multiradiatus isolate DD_20200921_A chromosome 21, DD_fGirMul_XY1, whole genome shotgun sequence genomic sequence cagttaaattatTCTGTTGtatatctatccatccatccatccatccatccatccattttgtttttgtcttttcagcTTTTGATTCCACCATTTCCCTACTGGACAAAGAAACTCTTGAGCTTCCAGAGGGTAACATAATGTAATATTTCATCTGTTCTAACCATGCACTACAAGAGGGTTTCAGTTCTGATTCTTTGTTGCAGGACTGATTGTCCTCCAGGCTGCGTGGGGAAGTATCTACCACTGTGGAGTTTTTACAGATAAGGTCAGCATCCCTAAAGGCACACGTTTTGGACCTTTCCAAGGAAAACTTGTCAACACCAGTGAGATCAAAACATATGATGACAACACCCTGATGTGGGAGGTGATGCTATTATATTGTCAAACACAATATAGTATAATATGTTTTACAAATTGCTGCATCCTCTTTGACATTAACATCATCACCTGCACCCCTCCAGGTGTTTGAGAATGGTCGGCTGAGTCATTTTGTAGACGGCAGAGGCACTTCTGGAAACTGGATGTCTTTGGTGAAGTGTGCTCGGTTTCCTGAGGAGCAGAACTTGATTGCAGTGCAGGTCCAGGGTCAGATCTTCTATGAAGCCTGCAAGGAGATCACACTGGGTCAGGAGCTTCTGGTGTGGTACGGAGACTGTTACACGCAGTTTCTCGGAATCCCACTCACACTGAAGGACCCCAGAGAGGACAACAACAACAGTAGTTCCCCAAATGAAGGTCTGAATCTACCGCTTCTCCTGAACTTTAGGTGTTGATTTGGTTTGCATTACAAACCTCTGAAGtaatttctgttttctgcagATTCCGGAGAGGGCTTCAAGTGTGACAGATGTGGGAAGGTGTTTGCATACAAATATTACAGAGACAAACACCTGAAGTACACACGCTGTGTTGACCAGGGGGACAGGAAGTTTCCCTGTCACCTATGTAAGAGGTCCTTTGAGAAGAGGGACAGGCTAAGGATCCACATTCTGCATGTGCACGAGAAACACAGACCTCACAAGGTAGATATTATTCAAACACAGTGGGCATGCATTTGGCTCAGGTTTTTGTAACATAACTGTTATGTTGATACTGAAGTATGTATGGTGCTGAAAGAATAGCTCCCATGAATAAATGAAGCTGCATATACCAGATGTTTTTTGATAATGCCTTATCTGACCAAATAAACAGCATTCACTTGATTTCTATTAACACATGAAGTTAACCAAATTATACAATTTGAATGGTTGGTGGTAATAAATAAAGCAGCAAATGGAAACAATTACTCACATATTCTAATATTCACTAAAGTAATTTgcactttctctctctctctcttttttattcTGGTAAAGCATGACCAGttgcaataattctgttttacATGTCTCATGTGCAGTGCTCTGTGTGTGGGAAGAGCTTCTCCCAGTCCTCCAGTCTTAACAAACATATGCGGGTCCACTCTGGAGAGCGACCATACAAGTGCGTCTATTGCAACAAAGTAAGAGGGGGCCACTTTAGTTAATCGGTTTAGAGTGAGCCAAAAATGCATTGACAAGTttgactaaataaaaacaactagtTGAGTTTAAAGAGACCCAGAAATTTCAGAGTTTATGCTAAGTGTTGTTTTAGATAGCAACCATGGGCTTTCTAAAAAAGACTAGGCCGAAAAGAAAGTATTCAAAATTTTGGCATAAATGAACAAGCGAATCCAAAGTCAtgcaaaattgtaaaaaagaaaaatgtatacaGGCCTACATGTGTGTGAAATATAACTGTGCCCATGTTTGTGTATACAACTATagatgtaaacaaaaataaattactaaTGTTACATTGCTGTGATTAATAAActttatacagttttttttaattaaaagtagACTtgggtgtaatttaatctttttttttagttttgatcCCTTTTATTCATCATTTATCTAAGGTTCTaacaccttttttttaattatgttcaCAGTTGTGTTTTCTCAGCCACTCAGCTTACCGTCTTTGTGATATCTCTCTACATTCCTGTTTTTCcacccatgttttttttttttttttgctaattgtatattaaaattttttcaaTTGCTTGTGTTTTCATGCTTCCAATCGTTAACAATGGAAAGCACTTTGTGTTGAGTTAATGATGATTAGCATGAGGACAAATGGTAACGCATTAAACCATTTGAAAGCCCGCTGTTAGCCCTTAGCCTAAGGTAAAACAATCTTAGGCCGTCCCAAAAATGCAAAGTATGGACCAAGTCATATATAAGCCTATATATTGGCTAGATTTCTGCTCTGTACAATAAGAAGCAATAGCTAACATATTGCGGTCGttatttaaaatacagtaatatCTTGAGAAGTCTAGAAAAGATAGGCTATGACGGTGTTTTGTtaagttttaataataataaacaagtaaaataaagaattgTTATTAGACTTTTGTCCAGGCTTAAACAGACACTTTACAACAAGACTGGGCCAAGTTTTTAATAACAAAAGCAAAGTTAACACTTAGTAGATATATTCCATGTTTGAAACCATTTGGTCTCCTTGTTTCACGGTGCTTTCGGCGCGAGCCCTTGTTTATTGTTCCTCGCGGCAGACACGCTCCTCGGAGCCACTTCCAGGTCAATTAccgccagatgttcctcttttaTCCGGGCACGCATTAGGCTTTTATTTATGGCGCAGGGATGAGCGAAGTTATTTCgtactttgttttaaatgtgtccacttttctctttttttttttttttttttgttgggctATTTACAAAATCACAGCATAAAATAACCTACTTTTGAACCGCTTAACGTGAATGCGGggcataaaaacaattttttttctattaaattcaacctaaatatatatatatatatatatatatatatatatatatgaacacacattattttaaattaaacgtGTCTCTTTTAGGCATTCACTGCTTCCAGCATCCTGCGGACGCACATCCGCCAGCACTCCGGAGAGAGGCCCTTCAAGTGCAAGCACTGCGGAAAGGCCTTCGCCTCCCACGCCGCCCACGACAGCCACGTCCGCCGGACCCACGCCAGAGACAAGCCGTTCCTGTGCGAGCTGTGCGGGGCCACTtttcaggaggagcaggagcTGAAATACCacgagaaaatccacaacagtAAGAGCAAAAACTTATTTACAGTTATTGCAAAGTGGTTTGCTTCCACTGTTTTATTTCGtccatttttataaataaatacgGCTAAATCAAgataatagaaataaacaataaaagcatacactttatttaaagagcGGAATcaaaatttctttctttctttctttctttctttctttctttctttctttctttctttctttctttcttctttctttctttctttctttctttctttctttctttctatttaattacctataataaaaaataataaaaaaatcagtataaaatgaaattaaaataaataaaatgtattgctttCTTCTCCTTTAGAGAGGCAAGTCGACACCCTCACTGTTCCACATTCTTCGGGAACTGGACTGCAGGAGGAAAACTCTGGGCTCCCAGTGAAGGAAATCCAAAAAGCACAGAAGAACCCAGGGCAAAGATTTCCAAATTATCCCGGGTTAACACTTTTAAACTCTGATTATCGGCCCTGGAACTAGACCACACAGAAAAAGGGAAACAGAATGATTACGGTTGTACAACCTTATTTAAAAGCaaacacaattatttaaatGGTTTGGCATCTATTTATGTTATACGTTATTATGTGGCTTAAAGCTATCTCTCTAAAATAGCCTTCATTAGTCAAGcaggtattattattattattattactttatcATTAAGGcttttttgtaatttctgtGTTTAGTTGATTATAAATTTGATGTAAAGTGTATTTTTGTCGATTTTATTTATAAGTCTTAAGTATGTCACCATTTCTTTTATGAAAAAGAAGTCTGCAAAGCAAACCGACAGCACTGGTTTCCTTCGTTCAAGCTTTGGCTTTTTCTTcattagtaaaaataaatgattgcaTGGAAAATAGATATGACTCTTGGTTAAttgaatgtatatatatatattgtttttaacgaTTTGAATTGCCTAGAAATATTAGAGAGACAAACTcatgttttagtattttaattattatgtaTTAGTTTTATATCTAAACTTGTAATTGAATTACAgctaaaaattaaacaaacaaaaaacactataaATTGAAcaatctggaaaaaaacaaaacaacaacatacaTGTCTTGTTGAAAAAGATCCACAGTGGAAAACAACATCAGGACAAAGGAGgatttcaaattaaaagtagaataaaaaaaaattgaataataCTGAAGCTCCAGCCGCTTGTGGAGACGTTTGTTTGTATCTCTCTGCCTCCTTGCCTGATTGCTCTCAGTAAAATTAAGAAACCCTGCTTGGAGCAAATAAATGACAATGGAGTGGTGCTGTAAAGTGGTCTATTGCCTCTCATACAAAGACGTTCGCTGTGACTGACATCTGCCCTCACACTGTGTCCAACTGTCCCACGCATGTTTGCCTGAGATCACATGatcagatagatagatagatagatagatagatagatagatagatagatagatagatagatagatagatagatagatagatagatagatagatagatagatagatagatagatagatagatagatagatagatagatagatagatagatagatagatagatagatagatagatagatagatagatagatagatagatagatcaaaTTGCAATTCTGATCTCAATCAATATCTGTTTGTCCAATACggcaatcacaaagaaaagcttGGCTGCATCTTCTCTGTTTCTTCTGAAAAGGGTTCAGGGGTCAGCACCTCCCTGATTATTCAACAGCCGTCTTCTCACTTCAAATAGCCAAAATATGGCTGCTTGAACAAGTGTAGATCAACCTTCACTGGACCTGCCCCTTCCATGAGTAGGTCTACAACCCCCACCATGATGGGGTCTTTACTGTGTAAAAATAGGGTATCCTCCCCTTTGTGGTTTCCCAGGAGCAGAGGGGTGGAGGAGAAGGacgaaaaagacaaaaagagagACATAAGGAGTAAGGAGAGAATGAGCTGCCATGGCTGAAATACTGAGATTGTTAGCACTCCGTGCTAAAAGAGTGGTTTTACGGCGCTTCCTCTGACTCTTGCATGGGAGAATTTTTATCTGGGTCGTTTATACGGATTGATTTTACATTTAACCTCCCAGGCAAGCCAACAGGGACTCTTTGGGGCCATCTATCAGATTTATCTCTGTATTaatgtaatattaataatagCTGAGCTTGATGGTTAACATGTTTGCAGAAGTTAATTCCCTCTGAGACCAGAGCAAGCATAACTCTTTACCAAACAAGTGTAGCACTTTGATACTTTATACCACTCAAGCACGACGCACAAATGTGGTCACAACTAATTGCACCGCTGTGATTAATTAATAATGTTCACTGATATAAAGAGGGGAGAGCTGCTGCTGAAACATTCTTACAGATGGAGTCACCTTGTACATTTAGATGTTGCTCATAGTCTGGGCTGAGTAGTCAACAGCTCAGATGTATTAGCGTCTATTGATTGCCTAATAGCtgtcagagtgtgtgtgtgtgtgtgtgtgtgtgtgtgtgagagagtgtgAGTGTTCTTTAGACAGCGATCAGACGTTCAGCTGAGTGGAAAGCTCTCTGTCCATAAATGGGCCTCAGTTTGAGTCAAAACAACTCAAAAACTTTGTGATGTTAGGGACAAAGTAAAACTTCCAGGTTGTACACCTACTTGTGATTAGTATTTTCTTCTTATTCCACTTtatactgtgccttgcaaaagtatttaggcctttaactttttcacattttgtcacattacaaccagcaACTGCAAGAGCAAGTTTCAATTCttgacagattttcagtttgatttaggTTCATGTACTTTGACTGTGCCACATACATATGATTAGATCTAAACCATTATAGCTCAGGccattgttgtcctgctggaaggtgaacctttgaCCCAATCTCACCTTTTGCAGTGAGCGTcattaaagattttctttttcaactctgaccagcatctCCT encodes the following:
- the prdm14 gene encoding PR domain zinc finger protein 14, with protein sequence MSVSISSVPVMLKEKSYQAEMQKSSPVRGFFPSPYPYMDFLPRTHGLLHPLKSLGRLVSDARASLPLAFHGGAAPFLGHSAHSASGLPYTSQVFPGYALCSRPEELAAVVTEHAAGPLSSDFSSPSSVSSPSASSSISSPPKLSLFRPNTVDLSPEKKVTSFNFSKEDLFMVLYGYSGGQESCGGHAISGVTLQENSAFDSTISLLDKETLELPEGLIVLQAAWGSIYHCGVFTDKVSIPKGTRFGPFQGKLVNTSEIKTYDDNTLMWEVFENGRLSHFVDGRGTSGNWMSLVKCARFPEEQNLIAVQVQGQIFYEACKEITLGQELLVWYGDCYTQFLGIPLTLKDPREDNNNSSSPNEDSGEGFKCDRCGKVFAYKYYRDKHLKYTRCVDQGDRKFPCHLCKRSFEKRDRLRIHILHVHEKHRPHKCSVCGKSFSQSSSLNKHMRVHSGERPYKCVYCNKAFTASSILRTHIRQHSGERPFKCKHCGKAFASHAAHDSHVRRTHARDKPFLCELCGATFQEEQELKYHEKIHNKRQVDTLTVPHSSGTGLQEENSGLPVKEIQKAQKNPGQRFPNYPGLTLLNSDYRPWN